In the Bacillus shivajii genome, one interval contains:
- a CDS encoding Cof-type HAD-IIB family hydrolase — translation MEQVKQDRKPIKLIAIDMDGTLLNNEHEISDVNRQAIKKAQEKGIYVVISTGRTRMTCGELVNSLSLSSYLITVNGSEIWDKDGSLLERQLLDTKYIKRMWELKQKYNTTCWAATVDSVWREEFPEDFSSHEWMKFGFDIKDDVVRETILDELSQNKALEISNSHPKNLEINAAGVNKARALEKVCERIGITLDHVLAMGDSLNDLAMIKEAGVGVAMGNAQEFVKESADWVTTTNEEDGVAKAIHRWAL, via the coding sequence ATGGAACAGGTAAAACAAGACCGAAAACCAATTAAATTGATTGCGATCGATATGGATGGGACACTTTTAAATAATGAACATGAGATTTCAGATGTAAATCGTCAAGCGATTAAGAAAGCACAAGAAAAAGGCATTTATGTTGTGATAAGTACAGGTCGAACTCGAATGACGTGTGGTGAATTAGTCAATTCTCTTTCTCTTAGTTCTTATCTTATTACGGTTAATGGGAGTGAAATCTGGGATAAAGATGGATCCTTACTAGAGAGACAACTACTTGATACAAAATACATAAAGCGTATGTGGGAATTAAAGCAAAAATATAATACGACTTGTTGGGCAGCAACTGTAGACAGCGTATGGCGGGAGGAGTTTCCTGAAGATTTTTCCTCACATGAGTGGATGAAGTTTGGTTTTGATATTAAAGATGATGTGGTAAGGGAAACGATCTTGGATGAGCTCTCTCAAAATAAAGCATTAGAGATTAGTAACTCTCATCCGAAAAACCTTGAAATTAATGCAGCTGGTGTCAACAAAGCAAGAGCGTTAGAAAAAGTTTGTGAACGAATTGGCATTACCCTTGATCATGTTCTTGCCATGGGTGACAGCTTAAATGACTTGGCGATGATTAAAGAGGCCGGCGTAGGTGTTGCTATGGGAAATGCACAAGAATTTGTGAAAGAATCAGCAGATTGGGTGACAACAACAAATGAGGAAGACGGAGTGGCTAAGGCCATTCATAGGTGGGCGCTGTAA
- a CDS encoding SDR family oxidoreductase — MNSTTWLGLEGKVAIVTGGASGIGLSIVKELHNNGATVVVADLNVENGEQEDGTYTIKCNVTSKESVDETVAKAVELFGTVDILVNNAGVNLPRLLVDDKGERPEYELNEKDFDFMVAVNQKGPYLFAQAAAKQMLKQDKGVIINVSSEAGQEGSAGQSCYSATKGAVISFTRAWAKELGKHNIRVVGIAPGILEETGLRTDSYNEALAYTRGVTVEGLTTDYSKSIPLGREGRLNEVGDLVAYLSSDRSNYITGTTLNISGGKSRG; from the coding sequence ATGAATAGTACTACATGGCTTGGTTTAGAAGGAAAAGTAGCAATCGTAACTGGCGGAGCATCAGGAATTGGTTTAAGTATCGTTAAAGAACTACATAATAATGGTGCCACGGTTGTTGTAGCAGATTTAAATGTAGAAAATGGTGAACAAGAGGACGGTACATACACGATAAAATGTAATGTAACAAGCAAGGAAAGTGTTGATGAAACAGTTGCTAAAGCCGTTGAATTGTTTGGGACAGTAGATATTCTCGTTAATAATGCAGGTGTGAATTTGCCTAGATTATTAGTTGATGACAAAGGCGAACGTCCAGAATATGAACTAAATGAAAAAGACTTTGACTTTATGGTGGCGGTCAATCAAAAAGGTCCTTATTTGTTTGCACAAGCTGCAGCAAAACAAATGTTAAAACAAGATAAAGGTGTAATTATAAATGTTTCTTCTGAGGCTGGACAAGAAGGTTCTGCAGGACAAAGTTGTTATTCAGCAACAAAAGGAGCTGTAATATCATTTACTCGTGCATGGGCAAAAGAGTTAGGTAAGCACAATATTCGTGTCGTTGGTATTGCTCCTGGAATTTTAGAAGAGACTGGATTAAGAACTGATAGTTACAATGAAGCATTAGCGTATACAAGAGGTGTTACTGTTGAAGGGTTAACAACAGACTATAGTAAGTCAATTCCGCTTGGAAGAGAAGGAAGATTAAATGAAGTTGGTGATTTAGTAGCCTACCTATCTTCAGACCGCTCAAACTATATTACAGGAACGACTTTAAATATATCTGGTGGTAAATCAAGAGGCTAA